A genomic stretch from Mycobacterium malmoense includes:
- a CDS encoding acyl-CoA dehydrogenase family protein: protein MTTLPQEYQELRDTVADFARTVVAPVSAKHDEEHSFPYEVVAKMGEMGLFGLPFPEEYGGMGGDYFALSLALEELGKVDQSVAITLEAGASLGAMPIYRFGTEEQKRKWLPDLTAGRALAGFGLTEPGAGSDAGGTRTTARLDAGEWVINGTKQFITNSGTDITSLVTVTAVTGTLGGAKKEISTIIVPSGTPGFTVEPVYSKVGWNASDTHPLTFTDARVPEENLLGARGTGYANFLSILDEGRIAIAALATGAAQGCVDESVKYAKERQSFGQPIGSYQAISFKIARMEARAHVARTAYYDAAAKMLAGKPFKKEAAIAKMIASEAAMDNARDATQIHGGYGFMNEYPVARHYRDSKILEIGEGTTEVQLMLIARSLGLS, encoded by the coding sequence ATGACGACACTGCCGCAGGAATACCAGGAGCTTCGCGACACGGTGGCCGACTTCGCGCGCACCGTCGTCGCACCGGTGTCGGCCAAACACGATGAGGAGCACAGCTTTCCGTACGAGGTCGTCGCCAAGATGGGCGAAATGGGGCTGTTCGGCCTGCCGTTCCCCGAAGAATACGGCGGCATGGGCGGCGACTACTTCGCGCTGTCGCTGGCGCTCGAGGAACTCGGCAAGGTCGACCAGTCGGTGGCGATCACGCTGGAGGCTGGGGCCAGCCTCGGCGCGATGCCGATCTACCGGTTCGGCACCGAGGAGCAGAAGCGAAAGTGGCTGCCCGACCTCACCGCCGGGCGGGCGCTGGCCGGATTCGGTCTCACCGAGCCCGGTGCCGGCTCCGACGCCGGCGGCACCCGCACCACCGCCCGGCTCGACGCCGGCGAGTGGGTCATCAACGGCACCAAGCAATTCATCACCAACTCGGGCACCGACATCACCTCACTGGTCACCGTCACCGCGGTCACCGGCACACTCGGCGGCGCCAAGAAGGAGATCTCGACGATCATCGTGCCCAGCGGCACACCGGGATTCACCGTCGAGCCGGTCTACAGCAAGGTGGGCTGGAACGCGTCGGACACCCACCCGTTGACGTTCACCGACGCCCGCGTCCCGGAGGAGAACCTGCTGGGCGCCCGCGGGACCGGCTACGCGAACTTCCTGTCCATCCTGGACGAGGGCCGCATCGCGATCGCCGCGCTGGCGACCGGGGCGGCGCAGGGCTGCGTCGACGAGAGCGTCAAGTACGCCAAGGAGCGCCAATCGTTCGGCCAACCGATCGGCTCCTACCAGGCGATCAGCTTCAAGATCGCCCGGATGGAGGCCCGCGCGCACGTCGCCCGCACCGCGTACTACGATGCGGCCGCAAAGATGTTGGCCGGCAAGCCCTTCAAGAAGGAGGCGGCGATCGCGAAGATGATCGCGTCGGAGGCGGCGATGGACAACGCCCGCGACGCCACGCAAATCCACGGCGGCTACGGCTTCATGAACGAGTATCCGGTGGCGCGTCATTACCGCGACAGCAAGATCCTCGAGATCGGTGAGGGCACCACCGAGGTTCAGCTGATGCTCATCGCGCGATCGCTGGGGCTGTCGTGA
- a CDS encoding acetyl/propionyl/methylcrotonyl-CoA carboxylase subunit alpha produces MFETVLVANRGEIAVRVIRTLHRLGIWAVAVYSDPDATARHVLEADEAVRLGPAAARESYLDIAKVLDAAARTGSQAIHPGYGFLSENADFAAECERAGVVFLGPPARAIRVMGDKIAAKNAVAAFDVPVVPGVAKPGLTDDELVAAAEEVGYPVLVKPSAGGGGKGMRLVEDAARLREALVGARREAGSSFGDDTLFLERFVLRPRHIEVQVLADTHGNVVHLGERECSLQRRHQKVIEEAPSPLLDPQTRARIGAAACDTARSVDYVGAGTVEFIVSADRPDEFFFMEMNTRLQVEHPVTEAITGLDLVEWQLRVAAGEKLAFAQDDIELHGHAIEARVYAEDPARGFLPTGGRVLQVFEPSGAGVRVDSSLLAGTVVGSDYDPMLSKVIAHGADRDEALARLERALVQTTILGVQTNIEFLRFLLADERVRAGDLDTALLDERLADFAPLPAPDDVLAAGGLYRQWALARRARGNPWAMPTGWRVGGITAPVRTAMRTPLRSETVSVWGPPEAARVQVGGGEILSASLQLEGDKMSVTLDGLRRDYRWAEADRHLWIADERGTWHLREAEEQKIHRAAGARQAEILSPMPGNVIAVELDSGAEVTEGDVVVVVEAMKMEHPLTAPVSGRAEVLVSVGDQVTVDQVLARIKD; encoded by the coding sequence GTGTTCGAGACCGTATTGGTGGCCAACCGCGGCGAGATCGCGGTGCGGGTGATCCGCACCCTGCACCGGCTGGGCATCTGGGCGGTCGCCGTCTACAGTGACCCCGACGCCACCGCGCGGCATGTGCTCGAGGCGGACGAAGCGGTACGGCTGGGCCCCGCCGCGGCGCGCGAGAGCTACCTCGATATCGCCAAGGTGCTCGATGCGGCGGCGCGCACCGGCTCCCAGGCCATCCACCCGGGCTACGGATTCCTTTCCGAGAACGCCGATTTCGCCGCCGAATGCGAACGCGCCGGGGTGGTGTTCCTGGGCCCACCCGCGCGGGCGATACGGGTCATGGGCGACAAGATCGCCGCCAAGAACGCGGTCGCCGCCTTCGATGTGCCGGTGGTGCCCGGTGTGGCCAAGCCGGGGCTGACCGACGATGAGCTTGTGGCCGCGGCCGAGGAGGTCGGCTACCCGGTGTTGGTCAAGCCGTCGGCGGGCGGCGGCGGCAAGGGCATGCGGCTGGTGGAAGACGCGGCCCGGCTGCGCGAGGCACTGGTGGGCGCGCGTCGGGAGGCCGGATCCTCGTTCGGCGACGACACGTTGTTCCTGGAGCGGTTCGTGTTGCGGCCCAGGCACATCGAGGTGCAGGTGCTCGCCGACACCCACGGCAACGTGGTGCATCTGGGCGAGCGCGAGTGCAGCCTGCAGCGGCGCCACCAGAAGGTGATCGAGGAGGCGCCCTCGCCGCTGCTTGACCCGCAGACACGCGCACGGATCGGCGCCGCGGCCTGCGACACCGCGCGCAGCGTCGATTACGTCGGCGCCGGCACGGTGGAGTTCATCGTTTCCGCCGATCGGCCCGACGAGTTCTTCTTCATGGAGATGAATACCCGCCTGCAGGTGGAACATCCGGTCACCGAGGCGATTACCGGCTTGGACCTGGTGGAGTGGCAGTTACGGGTGGCCGCCGGCGAGAAGCTGGCGTTCGCCCAGGACGACATCGAGCTGCACGGGCACGCGATCGAGGCCCGGGTGTACGCGGAGGATCCGGCGCGGGGATTTCTGCCCACCGGCGGGCGGGTGCTGCAGGTGTTCGAACCCTCGGGCGCCGGTGTGCGGGTGGACTCGTCGCTGCTGGCCGGCACGGTAGTCGGCAGCGATTACGACCCGATGCTGAGCAAGGTGATCGCGCACGGGGCCGACCGCGACGAGGCTTTGGCCCGGCTCGAGAGGGCGCTCGTGCAGACGACGATCCTGGGCGTGCAGACCAACATCGAATTCCTCCGGTTCCTGCTCGCCGACGAACGGGTGCGCGCCGGCGACCTGGACACCGCGCTGCTCGACGAGCGGCTGGCCGACTTCGCTCCGCTGCCCGCACCCGATGACGTGCTCGCCGCCGGCGGACTCTACCGGCAGTGGGCCCTGGCCCGCCGCGCCCGGGGCAACCCGTGGGCGATGCCGACCGGATGGCGCGTCGGCGGCATCACGGCGCCCGTCCGCACCGCGATGCGCACCCCGCTGCGCAGCGAGACGGTGTCGGTCTGGGGACCGCCCGAGGCCGCCAGGGTGCAGGTCGGTGGCGGTGAGATCCTTTCCGCCAGCTTACAACTCGAGGGCGACAAGATGAGCGTCACGCTGGACGGCCTGCGGCGGGACTACCGGTGGGCCGAGGCCGACCGGCACCTGTGGATCGCCGACGAACGGGGAACCTGGCACCTGCGCGAGGCCGAGGAGCAAAAGATTCACCGCGCGGCGGGCGCACGGCAGGCCGAGATCCTCAGCCCCATGCCGGGCAACGTGATCGCCGTGGAGCTGGACTCCGGCGCCGAGGTCACCGAGGGCGACGTGGTGGTGGTCGTCGAGGCGATGAAGATGGAACACCCTTTGACCGCACCGGTTTCGGGACGAGCGGAGGTGCTGGTGTCCGTGGGCGATCAGGTGACGGTGGACCAGGTGCTGGCCCGGATCAAGGATTAG